The following coding sequences lie in one Cyanobacterium sp. Dongsha4 genomic window:
- a CDS encoding glycoside hydrolase family 57 protein produces the protein MALGYLALVLHAHLPFVRHPESDYVLEEEWLYEAITETYIPLLRVFRDLKKDGVEFKITMSLTPTLVSMLKDELLQHRYDQYLHKLEQLILKEVISNQNNGHLKYLAEYYEQEFAQIRQIWDESERDLVSAFKTFQDSHNLDIVTCGATHGYLPLMKMYPNAVKAQIEVARDHYHDNFGQFPQGIWLPECAYYQGLEDILASAGLRYFITDGHGLIHGNPAPRFGTYAPIFTPRGVAVFGRDSESSQQVWSSEIGYPGDPVYREFYKDLGWEADYEYIKPYIMPNGQRKNVGIKYYKITDRTCSLSEKGLYDPYWAKEKAAEHAGNFLFNRIQQMKHLAGVMGREPIVVSPYDAELYGHWWYEGPQFLDFLCRKIWFDQETIVMTTLGEYLQNHPTQQVATPAQSSWGYKGYHEFWLNESNSWIYPHLHKAIEKMTELAQRNPESELELRALNQAGRELLLAQSSDWAFIMHTGTMVDYAIKRTKNHLLRFNRLYEEIKNGDINGDWLLKLEIMDNIFPDFDYQVYR, from the coding sequence ATGGCTCTTGGCTATCTCGCCTTAGTATTACACGCACATTTACCCTTCGTTCGTCATCCTGAAAGTGACTATGTATTAGAAGAAGAGTGGTTATATGAAGCAATTACGGAAACTTATATTCCTTTACTAAGAGTTTTTAGAGACTTAAAAAAAGATGGAGTTGAGTTCAAAATCACCATGAGTCTAACACCGACTCTTGTGTCTATGCTAAAAGATGAACTTTTACAACATCGTTATGATCAGTATCTCCACAAATTAGAACAGTTAATTCTAAAAGAAGTTATAAGCAATCAAAATAATGGACATCTCAAGTATTTAGCCGAATATTATGAACAAGAATTTGCCCAGATTCGACAAATATGGGATGAATCGGAAAGGGATTTAGTGTCAGCTTTTAAAACTTTTCAAGACAGCCATAATCTCGACATTGTGACTTGCGGGGCTACTCATGGTTATTTACCATTAATGAAAATGTATCCCAACGCTGTTAAAGCTCAAATTGAGGTAGCCCGTGACCATTATCATGATAATTTCGGACAGTTTCCCCAAGGGATATGGTTGCCAGAATGTGCTTACTATCAAGGTTTAGAGGATATTTTGGCTTCGGCAGGGTTGAGGTATTTTATCACTGATGGACATGGCTTAATTCATGGAAATCCTGCACCTCGTTTTGGTACTTATGCTCCTATTTTCACCCCTAGAGGTGTTGCGGTATTTGGGCGAGATTCTGAGTCATCTCAACAGGTTTGGTCTTCGGAAATAGGTTATCCGGGTGATCCAGTCTATCGAGAATTTTATAAGGATTTAGGATGGGAAGCTGATTATGAATATATTAAACCTTATATTATGCCCAATGGTCAAAGAAAAAATGTAGGCATTAAATACTACAAGATTACCGATCGCACCTGTAGTCTTTCAGAAAAAGGTCTTTATGATCCATATTGGGCAAAAGAAAAAGCCGCAGAACACGCTGGAAATTTTTTGTTTAACCGAATTCAACAGATGAAGCACCTAGCAGGGGTAATGGGTAGAGAACCAATTGTTGTTTCTCCCTATGATGCTGAATTATACGGACATTGGTGGTATGAAGGTCCACAATTTCTTGATTTTTTATGTCGCAAAATATGGTTTGATCAAGAAACTATTGTGATGACTACTTTGGGGGAATATTTACAAAATCACCCTACCCAACAGGTGGCAACCCCTGCTCAATCTAGTTGGGGTTACAAGGGATACCATGAATTTTGGTTAAATGAAAGTAATAGTTGGATTTATCCGCATCTTCACAAAGCCATTGAAAAAATGACTGAGTTAGCCCAACGTAATCCAGAGAGCGAATTAGAATTAAGAGCATTAAACCAAGCAGGAAGAGAATTGTTACTGGCACAATCATCAGATTGGGCATTTATTATGCACACAGGCACAATGGTAGATTATGCCATCAAAAGGACAAAAAATCATTTATTGAGATTTAACCGACTTTACGAGGAGATAAAAAACGGGGATATTAACGGAGATTGGCTATTAAAGTTAGAAATAATGGATAATATTTTTCCTGATTTTGACTATCAAGTTTATCGCTAA
- the nth gene encoding endonuclease III: protein MRISKKKKATEILTILKQLYPTATCSLNHDTPLQLLVATILSAQCTDERVNKVTPALFERFPDAQSFAQADREEIENLIRSTGFYRNKAKNIQNACIRIVNDFDGKVPQTMTELLTLAGVARKTANVVLAHAFGIIEGVTVDTHVKRLSNRLGLTKHSNPIQIEKDLMKLLPQPEWENFSISIIYHGRAVCNARKPRCTECTLSHLCPSFVA, encoded by the coding sequence ATGAGAATTAGTAAGAAGAAAAAGGCAACGGAAATTTTAACTATCCTGAAACAACTGTATCCTACTGCTACTTGTAGTTTAAATCATGACACACCTCTGCAATTATTAGTGGCAACGATTCTTTCTGCACAATGCACCGATGAGAGGGTAAATAAGGTTACACCAGCTTTATTTGAGCGTTTTCCTGATGCCCAAAGTTTTGCCCAAGCTGATAGAGAAGAAATAGAAAATTTAATTCGCTCTACGGGTTTTTATCGCAACAAAGCTAAAAATATTCAGAATGCCTGTATCAGAATTGTTAATGATTTTGATGGGAAAGTACCTCAAACTATGACAGAATTGTTAACCCTTGCAGGAGTTGCCCGTAAAACCGCTAATGTCGTGTTAGCTCACGCTTTTGGCATTATTGAGGGTGTAACGGTGGATACCCATGTTAAACGGCTTAGTAATCGTCTAGGTTTAACTAAGCATTCTAATCCGATACAGATTGAAAAGGATTTGATGAAGTTATTACCCCAACCAGAATGGGAAAATTTTTCTATTAGCATTATTTATCATGGTAGAGCAGTTTGTAATGCTCGTAAACCTCGTTGCACCGAATGTACTTTAAGTCATTTATGTCCTTCTTTTGTTGCCTAA
- a CDS encoding Uma2 family endonuclease translates to MKTLMKWSLEDYHNLINNGVLADKNVELLEGELIEMPPESPLHTYITSSGSNYLREKLKGLAFIREAHPITLSNSEPEPDIAIVKPHSHNYKNRHPFADDIFLLIEVSNKTLSYDLNEKKKTYAKEGIKEYWVVDINSRQIHVFFNPESDNYLVNKTLSKGTLKIQSFPDLELVIEQLFVW, encoded by the coding sequence ATGAAAACCTTAATGAAATGGTCATTAGAAGATTATCATAATTTAATTAATAATGGAGTTTTAGCGGATAAAAATGTTGAATTATTAGAAGGAGAATTAATCGAAATGCCTCCAGAAAGTCCATTGCATACTTATATAACTTCTAGTGGTTCTAATTATCTTCGAGAAAAATTAAAAGGATTAGCATTCATCAGAGAGGCACATCCGATTACTTTGAGCAATTCTGAGCCTGAACCTGATATTGCCATTGTTAAACCTCATTCTCATAACTATAAAAATAGACATCCCTTTGCGGATGACATTTTCTTATTAATTGAAGTGTCGAATAAAACTCTGAGTTATGACTTAAATGAGAAGAAAAAAACCTATGCCAAAGAAGGGATAAAAGAGTATTGGGTTGTAGATATTAATAGTCGTCAAATTCATGTATTTTTTAATCCTGAAAGTGATAATTATTTAGTAAATAAAACTTTATCTAAAGGTACTTTAAAAATTCAATCTTTTCCTGATTTAGAATTAGTAATTGAGCAGTTATTTGTGTGGTAA
- a CDS encoding P-II family nitrogen regulator: MKKIEAIIRPFKLDEVKIALVNAGIVGMTVSEVRGFGRQKGQTERYRGSEYTVEFLQKLKLEIVVEDDQVDMVVDKVVQASRTGEIGDGKIFISPVDETIRIRTGEKNLEAI; the protein is encoded by the coding sequence TTGAAAAAGATAGAAGCAATTATTCGCCCTTTTAAGCTAGATGAGGTTAAAATTGCACTAGTTAATGCAGGAATCGTTGGTATGACTGTTTCTGAGGTAAGGGGTTTTGGTCGTCAGAAAGGACAAACTGAGCGCTATCGTGGTTCAGAATACACTGTTGAGTTTTTACAAAAGCTCAAATTAGAAATTGTCGTGGAAGATGATCAAGTTGATATGGTAGTTGATAAGGTTGTCCAAGCATCTCGTACAGGAGAAATAGGCGACGGTAAAATCTTTATCTCTCCCGTTGATGAAACCATCCGTATTAGAACTGGTGAAAAAAACCTAGAAGCTATTTAA
- a CDS encoding aspartate kinase — protein MALIVQKYGGSSVGSTDRIKSVSKRISQTVKEGNQVVVVVSAMGKTTDGLVKLAHEITANPCRREMDMLLSTGEQVSISLLSMALQEIGQPAISLTGAQVGITTEANYSKARILEIKTDRINRHLEQGQVVVVAGFQGIIHGEELEITTLGRGGSDTSAVALAVALQADCCEIYTDVPGILTTDPRIVPSAKLMDEITADEMLELASLGAKVLHPRAVEIARNFGMPLVVKSSWTNDPGTRVISPPNLGKSLVGLEITKAVDAVQYDADQAKVALLRVPDRPGVAARLFGEIARHDVDVDLIIQSIHEGNSNDIAFSVVKGVLPKAEAVAMAIAPILGEEGNTDILVEKKIAKIAIAGAGMIGRPGIAAQMFQALAKAEVNIQMISTSEVKVSCIVAEDECDRAIAALCETFDIASSSVTLNDNSKDIANLVPVRGVALDQNQAQLAILFVPDVPGMAAKIFTVLADANISVDMIIQSQRCRLVDGIPMRDIAFTVAQSDAQEAKKALYQLQSEIKFKEIVVETNIAKVSIVGSGMIGSPGVAAKFFNALAQEKINISMITTSEIKISCVVDESQAIQALKAVHEAFGLGGETLLEVPSKEG, from the coding sequence ATGGCGCTAATTGTCCAAAAATACGGTGGTAGTTCTGTTGGTTCAACCGATCGCATCAAGTCTGTAAGTAAGAGAATTTCCCAAACAGTAAAGGAGGGAAATCAAGTGGTAGTGGTGGTTTCGGCAATGGGCAAGACTACTGACGGTTTGGTCAAATTAGCCCATGAAATTACTGCTAATCCCTGTCGTCGGGAAATGGATATGTTACTCTCCACAGGGGAGCAAGTGTCCATCTCTTTGTTGAGTATGGCATTACAGGAAATTGGACAACCTGCGATTTCCCTCACGGGCGCACAGGTAGGTATTACAACAGAAGCTAATTATAGCAAAGCTCGAATTTTAGAAATTAAGACCGATCGCATCAATCGTCATTTAGAACAAGGACAAGTGGTTGTGGTTGCTGGTTTTCAGGGCATTATTCATGGAGAAGAATTGGAAATTACCACATTAGGTAGGGGAGGTTCAGATACTTCGGCTGTGGCTTTGGCTGTGGCTTTACAGGCTGATTGTTGTGAAATTTATACCGATGTACCAGGTATTTTAACAACTGATCCGCGCATTGTACCTTCAGCGAAATTAATGGATGAGATTACCGCCGATGAGATGTTAGAGTTAGCTAGTTTAGGGGCGAAGGTGTTGCATCCGAGAGCGGTGGAAATTGCCCGTAATTTTGGGATGCCTTTGGTGGTAAAATCCAGTTGGACTAATGATCCGGGGACTAGGGTGATTTCTCCTCCGAATTTAGGTAAATCTTTAGTGGGTTTAGAAATTACTAAGGCAGTGGATGCGGTACAATACGACGCAGATCAAGCTAAAGTAGCCCTATTGCGTGTTCCCGATCGCCCAGGGGTTGCCGCCCGTTTATTTGGGGAGATTGCCCGTCATGATGTGGATGTGGATTTGATTATTCAGTCTATCCATGAGGGAAATAGTAACGATATTGCTTTTTCTGTGGTGAAAGGAGTGTTACCGAAGGCTGAAGCCGTAGCAATGGCGATCGCACCTATTTTGGGAGAAGAAGGCAACACCGATATTTTAGTGGAAAAGAAAATTGCGAAAATTGCGATCGCAGGGGCTGGAATGATAGGCAGACCTGGTATTGCGGCTCAAATGTTCCAAGCCTTGGCAAAAGCCGAAGTCAATATTCAGATGATTTCTACCTCGGAGGTGAAGGTTAGTTGTATCGTAGCAGAAGATGAATGCGATCGTGCGATCGCTGCTTTATGTGAAACTTTTGACATAGCCAGTTCTAGCGTTACTTTGAACGATAATAGTAAAGATATAGCCAATCTTGTACCAGTGAGGGGAGTTGCCTTAGATCAAAATCAAGCACAATTAGCCATCTTATTTGTACCAGATGTACCGGGGATGGCGGCGAAAATCTTTACCGTCTTAGCGGACGCCAATATCAGCGTTGACATGATTATTCAATCCCAGAGATGTCGTTTAGTGGATGGAATCCCCATGCGTGATATTGCCTTTACCGTTGCTCAATCCGATGCCCAAGAAGCGAAAAAAGCCCTGTATCAACTGCAATCCGAGATAAAATTCAAAGAGATAGTAGTCGAAACCAATATCGCTAAAGTAAGTATTGTTGGCTCAGGAATGATTGGTTCACCAGGAGTTGCGGCTAAATTTTTCAATGCTTTGGCACAAGAAAAGATAAACATTTCCATGATTACCACCTCCGAAATTAAAATTAGCTGTGTCGTAGATGAATCCCAAGCTATTCAAGCCTTAAAAGCAGTGCATGAAGCCTTTGGTTTAGGGGGAGAGACTTTATTGGAAGTTCCTTCAAAGGAGGGATAA
- a CDS encoding heme o synthase encodes MIGTSISPRNENFWQVIQSYYLLTKPRIIPLLLITTTASMFMAGKGTVDPLLLIMTLLGGTLAAASAQTFNCVYDQDIDYDMKRTRKRPIPSGRVQSNHAIIFGIFLAILSFSILVIAVNLLSALLAMTGIIFYMLIYTHWLKRYTSQNIVIGGAAGAIPPLVGWAAVTGDLSWSAWALFTLIFLWTPPHFWALALMISDDYAEVGVPMLPVVEGFESTVKQIWIYTWITFAFSLIFIYPLHSAGFVYFSFALILGLTFIYKSWQLLQQPDSKDCAKSMFKYSILYLMLLCSGIVVDSWQLSHQLTDSFDQQIMALLNLWLNCC; translated from the coding sequence ATGATCGGAACAAGTATTTCACCTCGTAACGAGAACTTTTGGCAAGTTATTCAAAGTTATTATCTCCTCACAAAACCTCGTATTATTCCCTTACTTTTAATAACCACTACTGCCTCTATGTTTATGGCGGGAAAAGGCACAGTTGATCCTCTACTCTTAATTATGACCTTATTAGGAGGGACATTAGCCGCCGCCTCTGCCCAAACTTTTAACTGTGTTTATGATCAAGACATTGATTATGACATGAAACGCACGAGAAAACGTCCTATTCCTTCGGGAAGAGTTCAATCTAACCATGCAATTATTTTTGGAATTTTCCTAGCAATTCTTTCCTTTAGTATTTTAGTAATTGCTGTCAATTTATTGTCTGCCTTGTTAGCCATGACGGGGATTATCTTCTATATGCTGATTTATACCCATTGGCTAAAACGTTATACTAGCCAAAATATCGTCATTGGAGGGGCGGCCGGAGCTATTCCTCCTCTCGTGGGTTGGGCGGCTGTAACAGGGGATTTAAGTTGGAGTGCATGGGCGTTATTTACATTGATTTTTCTTTGGACTCCCCCTCATTTTTGGGCTTTGGCTTTGATGATTAGTGATGACTATGCAGAAGTTGGTGTACCAATGTTGCCTGTTGTGGAAGGGTTTGAGTCAACAGTTAAACAAATTTGGATTTATACTTGGATTACTTTTGCCTTTAGTTTAATCTTTATCTATCCTTTACATAGTGCAGGATTTGTTTATTTTTCTTTTGCTCTTATTTTGGGACTAACTTTCATCTATAAATCATGGCAATTATTACAGCAACCCGACAGTAAAGACTGTGCTAAATCCATGTTTAAATATTCTATTCTCTACCTCATGTTACTCTGTTCAGGTATTGTTGTAGATAGTTGGCAATTGAGCCATCAGTTAACAGATTCTTTTGATCAGCAAATAATGGCTTTATTGAATTTATGGTTAAACTGCTGTTAA
- a CDS encoding heme A synthase, whose translation MTDSALYNSFFSFSSSHPLRWIRWLVWKIAIATLALMAIGAATRVMNAGLACPDWPLCYGKIVPTQEMNLQVFLEWFHRLDAALIGFTTIILVIASWWHRRKLPQWLPYASSFALFLIIFQGILGGLTVTELLRFDIVTAHLGTALLFFGTLIAIGSNLSEYQGTATDVSKLTLIGAIASITVYVQCLLGGLVASQWALHQCFAGNQLCFVMNSHIIGVLPATIATITLVILARKTPALSLKLRNLTKYITIILVSQILLGIATFYLHLQVEPLTVAHHTIGAALFGMLITFTVYTLRDEDTTISLLN comes from the coding sequence ATGACAGATTCAGCTTTATATAATTCTTTCTTTTCCTTCTCCTCTTCTCATCCCCTTAGATGGATTAGGTGGCTAGTATGGAAAATTGCGATCGCAACTCTGGCTTTAATGGCAATTGGGGCGGCAACGAGGGTTATGAATGCAGGATTAGCTTGTCCTGATTGGCCTTTATGCTACGGTAAAATTGTCCCCACTCAGGAAATGAATTTACAGGTATTTTTAGAGTGGTTTCACCGACTGGATGCGGCTTTAATTGGTTTTACTACCATTATTTTGGTGATTGCTTCTTGGTGGCATCGCCGTAAATTACCTCAATGGTTGCCTTATGCTTCCAGTTTTGCTCTATTTCTAATCATCTTTCAAGGAATTTTGGGCGGATTGACAGTCACAGAATTATTGCGTTTTGATATTGTTACCGCTCATCTAGGCACTGCTTTATTGTTTTTTGGCACATTAATCGCTATTGGTAGCAATCTTAGTGAATATCAAGGCACAGCTACGGATGTAAGTAAATTAACTCTCATAGGTGCGATCGCATCTATAACCGTATATGTTCAATGTCTTTTAGGGGGTTTAGTTGCCTCTCAATGGGCTTTACATCAATGCTTCGCGGGTAATCAACTTTGTTTTGTCATGAATAGTCATATTATCGGAGTGCTTCCTGCCACCATCGCCACTATCACTTTAGTGATTTTAGCCAGAAAAACCCCTGCTTTAAGTCTTAAATTGCGAAATTTGACTAAATATATCACCATAATTTTAGTGAGTCAAATATTACTCGGTATTGCTACATTTTACCTTCATCTACAAGTAGAACCTCTTACCGTAGCCCACCATACCATCGGAGCGGCACTTTTTGGGATGTTGATAACTTTTACCGTTTACACCCTTAGAGATGAAGATACTACCATTTCCCTTTTAAATTAG
- a CDS encoding homoserine dehydrogenase, which translates to MAFKIGLLGLGTVGTGTADILFNPDGRHPLLQNITISQVGVKSLEKKRNIDLPSEILTTDLEAIVTNPEIDIVVELIGGLEPARSLILKAIAHGKHVVTANKAVIARYGGEIFAAANEAKVYVLSEAAVGGGIPIVEPLKQSLGANRLENIIGIVNGTTNYILTEMTEKGADFGQVLKVAQDLGYAEADPSADVEGYDAADKIAILASLAFGCLVKREDVYCEGITKITSSDINYAEKLGFVIKLLAIAHKVQSSTETQLQLRVHPTFVPTSHPLANVNGVNNAILVEGSPLGQVMFYGPGAGSGPTASAVVADIMNIVGVLNTDKTGDNLDSLLSCSPQGQGQISPIEDVYSRFYARFLCADVPGVIGHLGTAFGENKVSLESVVQIGFQGDLAEIVVVTHHVREGNFREAIAEIRSLNAIKNIPSIIRVL; encoded by the coding sequence GTGGCTTTTAAGATCGGTTTATTAGGACTAGGTACTGTTGGCACGGGTACGGCAGACATTTTATTTAATCCCGATGGCAGACACCCCCTCCTTCAAAATATAACGATTAGTCAGGTAGGGGTAAAATCACTCGAAAAAAAACGCAACATTGATTTACCCTCAGAAATTCTGACGACAGATTTAGAAGCCATTGTCACTAATCCCGAAATTGATATTGTTGTTGAGTTAATAGGTGGTTTAGAACCCGCCCGTAGTCTTATTTTAAAAGCGATTGCTCATGGTAAGCACGTTGTAACAGCGAATAAAGCAGTAATTGCCCGTTATGGTGGAGAAATTTTCGCCGCCGCCAATGAAGCGAAAGTTTATGTTTTGTCGGAGGCGGCAGTAGGGGGAGGTATTCCCATTGTCGAACCTCTTAAACAGTCTTTGGGGGCGAACCGCTTAGAAAATATTATTGGGATTGTTAATGGCACTACTAACTATATCCTTACGGAAATGACCGAAAAAGGGGCTGATTTTGGACAGGTGTTAAAAGTTGCCCAAGATTTAGGCTATGCTGAAGCTGATCCCAGTGCCGATGTAGAAGGTTATGATGCGGCGGATAAAATTGCTATCTTAGCTTCTCTTGCTTTTGGTTGTTTAGTCAAACGAGAAGACGTTTATTGTGAGGGTATTACTAAAATTACGAGCAGTGATATTAATTATGCTGAAAAATTAGGCTTTGTTATCAAGTTACTGGCGATCGCCCATAAGGTACAATCTAGCACGGAAACTCAACTACAGCTAAGAGTTCATCCTACTTTCGTGCCGACATCTCATCCCCTGGCAAATGTCAATGGTGTTAATAATGCTATTTTAGTGGAAGGTTCACCCCTTGGACAAGTCATGTTTTATGGACCAGGTGCAGGTTCAGGCCCTACCGCCAGTGCCGTAGTTGCAGATATTATGAACATTGTGGGGGTTCTCAATACTGATAAAACAGGAGATAATCTCGATTCTTTACTTAGTTGTTCTCCTCAAGGTCAGGGTCAAATTAGCCCCATAGAGGACGTTTACAGCCGTTTTTATGCCCGTTTTCTCTGTGCAGACGTACCGGGGGTCATCGGTCATCTAGGTACTGCTTTTGGCGAAAATAAGGTCAGTTTAGAGTCTGTGGTTCAAATTGGATTTCAGGGGGATTTAGCAGAAATTGTGGTTGTCACTCACCATGTTAGAGAAGGCAACTTTAGAGAGGCGATCGCAGAAATTCGTAGTTTAAATGCGATTAAGAATATTCCCAGTATTATTCGAGTGCTGTAG
- the recR gene encoding recombination mediator RecR → MFTPPLAKLIEQLQKLPGIGPKNAQRLALHIIKRSDKDAEALAQAILDAKRRVGLCQKCFHLSADPVCEICRNPSRVQSTICVVADSKDVIALEKTREYQGLYHVIGGVISPMDGIGPEQLHIQPLIQRVSQEKIEEVILAINPSVEGETTTLYIGQLVKPFTKVTRIAFGLPMGGDLEYADEITLARALEGRRDFD, encoded by the coding sequence ATTTTTACACCACCTCTTGCTAAATTAATTGAACAATTACAAAAATTACCCGGCATTGGTCCTAAAAATGCCCAGAGATTAGCATTACATATTATTAAACGTTCTGATAAAGATGCTGAAGCCTTAGCCCAAGCTATTCTTGACGCAAAAAGAAGAGTCGGTTTATGTCAGAAATGTTTTCATTTATCGGCTGATCCTGTATGTGAAATCTGTCGTAATCCCAGTCGAGTTCAAAGTACAATTTGTGTTGTCGCTGATTCTAAAGATGTAATCGCCTTGGAAAAAACCAGAGAATATCAAGGTTTATATCATGTTATTGGGGGAGTGATTTCTCCTATGGATGGCATTGGCCCTGAACAACTACACATACAACCATTAATTCAACGAGTTAGTCAAGAAAAAATTGAGGAGGTGATTTTAGCGATTAATCCTAGTGTTGAGGGGGAAACTACTACTTTATATATTGGTCAATTAGTTAAGCCTTTTACAAAAGTTACTCGTATTGCCTTTGGTTTACCCATGGGAGGTGATTTGGAATATGCAGACGAAATAACCCTTGCTAGGGCATTAGAAGGGCGCAGAGATTTTGATTAA
- the remA gene encoding extracellular matrix/biofilm regulator RemA — MDIQLINIGFGNIVAANRVIAIVSPESAPIKRIINEAKDKGQLIDATYGRRTRAVIITDSNHVVLSAIQPETVAHRFVSHVEK, encoded by the coding sequence ATGGATATTCAATTAATAAATATCGGTTTTGGTAACATAGTAGCCGCTAATCGAGTCATTGCCATTGTTAGTCCTGAGTCTGCCCCCATTAAACGTATCATCAACGAAGCAAAAGATAAAGGACAATTGATAGATGCAACCTATGGCAGAAGAACCAGAGCCGTAATTATAACAGATTCCAACCATGTAGTATTGTCTGCAATTCAACCAGAAACTGTTGCCCATCGTTTTGTTTCCCACGTTGAAAAATAG
- a CDS encoding energy-coupling factor transporter transmembrane component T family protein, with translation MDFLRSLPIGIFIEKPISWLHKLDPRVKLAWLMSVILTPLLANPYWRIFLVIFLLLLTVLAKIPWRILKTQVSLLVFFLVIVFCVTIFSGDGFNLSYQPTLPPSTLPTPQSTDYRYVLLEIGNFTMTRRSLDLAIRVTTLIFTLVYSSNLFLLTTAPEKITAGIEDLLSPLRRFNLPITEIILTLTLALRFIPLVLEEAQNLIRSIKTRAINWKKLGFKKSMQIWLIVAEKLLQNILLRAEQIAIAIEARGFTNPHDHLVQWHELKMIKADFFALFSLIIFWVFRVIYGG, from the coding sequence ATGGATTTTTTGCGATCGCTTCCTATTGGTATATTTATAGAAAAGCCCATCTCATGGCTACATAAATTAGATCCTCGTGTTAAGTTAGCATGGTTGATGAGTGTAATTTTGACACCTTTGTTAGCAAATCCTTATTGGCGTATTTTTTTAGTCATTTTTTTGTTACTTTTGACAGTGTTGGCAAAAATTCCGTGGCGTATTCTGAAAACCCAAGTTAGTCTATTGGTCTTTTTTCTGGTGATTGTATTTTGTGTCACCATATTTTCGGGGGATGGATTTAATCTTAGTTACCAACCAACTTTACCCCCAAGCACATTACCAACTCCTCAATCGACAGATTATCGATATGTATTGCTAGAAATCGGTAATTTCACCATGACAAGAAGAAGTTTAGATTTAGCGATTCGAGTTACCACTTTAATTTTTACTTTAGTTTATAGTAGTAATTTGTTTTTGTTAACTACAGCTCCCGAAAAAATTACCGCAGGAATTGAAGATTTATTATCTCCTTTAAGAAGGTTTAATTTACCAATTACAGAAATTATTTTAACTTTAACTTTGGCATTAAGATTTATTCCTTTAGTGTTAGAAGAAGCCCAGAATTTAATTAGATCCATCAAAACAAGGGCAATTAATTGGAAAAAATTAGGCTTTAAAAAAAGTATGCAAATATGGTTAATTGTAGCAGAAAAATTATTACAAAATATACTATTAAGGGCTGAACAAATTGCGATCGCGATCGAAGCTAGAGGTTTTACAAATCCCCATGATCATTTAGTACAATGGCATGAATTAAAAATGATAAAAGCAGATTTTTTCGCTTTATTTAGTTTAATAATATTTTGGGTTTTTCGGGTTATATATGGTGGTTAA